One Mycoavidus sp. HKI genomic region harbors:
- a CDS encoding lipid A biosynthesis lauroyl acyltransferase, producing the protein MFNQLGIFCAFGLLKLFAILPYGFVARFGDLLGRLLYRIPSQRRRIVHTNLKLCFPNWSEARREAVAAHHFRHAIRSYVERSVQWFGSAQKLEKLVQVDSEIDLSDPNLPPTILLGFHFVGIEAGSIFINYALKRGCGALYQPISNPKVDQVAKKARGRFNAEMVSRSESARTVLRMLRAHMPVMLGADMDYGVRNSAFVPFFGIDACTLTTVSRFAKTGQAQVVPFIGEVLPNYRGYRLKVFRPWENYPSDDPVADARRMNAFLEEQVELMPEQYYWLHKRFKTRPPGEPSFYDAG; encoded by the coding sequence ATGTTTAATCAATTAGGTATTTTCTGTGCGTTTGGCTTATTAAAATTATTTGCCATTTTGCCGTATGGGTTTGTCGCTCGTTTTGGCGATCTATTAGGCCGTTTGTTGTATCGAATCCCTAGTCAACGGCGGCGTATTGTTCATACTAATTTGAAGCTGTGTTTTCCTAACTGGAGCGAGGCCCGTCGTGAGGCAGTGGCGGCGCACCATTTCAGGCATGCGATTCGTAGCTATGTTGAGCGGAGCGTGCAGTGGTTTGGTTCGGCTCAAAAACTTGAAAAGCTGGTTCAAGTCGACAGTGAAATTGATTTAAGCGATCCGAATTTACCGCCAACAATTCTTTTGGGATTTCATTTTGTTGGTATTGAAGCGGGCTCGATTTTTATAAATTATGCGCTAAAGCGCGGTTGTGGCGCCCTCTATCAGCCAATCTCAAACCCTAAGGTTGATCAGGTTGCAAAAAAAGCGCGTGGGCGTTTTAATGCGGAGATGGTCTCCCGCTCAGAGAGTGCACGAACTGTCTTGCGGATGTTGCGTGCGCATATGCCCGTGATGCTGGGGGCGGATATGGATTATGGCGTGCGCAATTCGGCTTTTGTGCCATTTTTTGGGATCGATGCCTGCACCTTGACCACCGTTTCTCGCTTTGCTAAAACCGGCCAAGCGCAAGTAGTGCCGTTTATCGGTGAGGTTTTGCCTAATTATCGCGGCTACCGGTTGAAGGTCTTTCGTCCATGGGAAAATTATCCGAGCGATGATCCCGTGGCGGATGCGCGCCGGATGAATGCTTTTCTTGAAGAACAAGTTGAGCTCATGCCTGAACAGTATTATTGGTTACATAAGCGTTTTAAGACACGGCCGCCGGGTGAGCCGAGTTTTTATGACGCCGGTTGA
- the ahcY gene encoding adenosylhomocysteinase → MHKQSSTFSDYTIADLHLADWGRKEILIAETEMPGLMALRDEYRASQPLKGARIAGSLHMTIQTAVLIETLQVLGAEVRWASCNIFSTQDHAAAAIAAGGTSVFAFKGESLDEYWAFTHRIFSWPNGEHANMILDDGGDATMLLMLGARAEQDRSVLAQPANEEEVALFAAIARHLEHDPHWYSSRLAHIRGVTEETTTGVHRLYQLEKEGQLHFPVINVNDSVTKSKFDNLYGCRESLVDGIKRATDVMIAGKVALIAGYGDVGKGCAQSLRGLGATVWITEIDPICALQAAMEGYRVVTMEEAVDKVDIFVTATGNLSVITHEHMKKMRHQAIVCNIGHFDSEIEVASLSQYKWENIKPQVDHIEFPDGKRIILLAQGRLVNLGCATGHPSFVMSNSFTNQTLAQIELFTRGEQYGNKVYVLPKNLDEKVARLHLKRIGAHLTELTAAQAKYISVDQNGPYKPDHYRY, encoded by the coding sequence ATGCATAAGCAATCAAGTACCTTTTCCGATTATACCATCGCCGATTTACATCTAGCCGATTGGGGCCGCAAAGAAATTCTCATCGCTGAAACTGAAATGCCTGGCTTGATGGCGTTACGCGATGAATATCGTGCGAGCCAGCCACTCAAGGGCGCGCGTATTGCTGGTTCGCTCCATATGACGATTCAGACCGCCGTGCTGATTGAAACCTTGCAAGTGCTTGGCGCTGAAGTTCGTTGGGCATCGTGCAACATCTTTTCCACGCAAGATCATGCGGCGGCAGCTATCGCCGCAGGCGGCACCTCTGTGTTTGCCTTCAAAGGCGAAAGCCTCGACGAATATTGGGCTTTTACCCACCGCATTTTCTCTTGGCCAAACGGCGAACATGCCAACATGATTCTTGATGATGGCGGCGATGCAACTATGCTGCTCATGCTCGGCGCGCGTGCGGAACAGGATCGTTCCGTGCTGGCTCAACCGGCCAATGAGGAAGAAGTTGCGTTATTTGCAGCCATTGCCCGGCATTTAGAACACGACCCACATTGGTATTCAAGCCGCCTGGCCCATATCCGAGGTGTCACAGAAGAAACCACCACCGGCGTACACCGTCTATATCAACTGGAAAAAGAAGGACAGCTGCATTTTCCAGTGATTAATGTGAATGACTCCGTCACCAAATCAAAATTTGATAATTTATACGGCTGTCGCGAATCCCTGGTTGATGGCATCAAGCGTGCAACCGATGTCATGATTGCCGGCAAAGTTGCATTAATCGCCGGCTATGGTGACGTTGGCAAAGGGTGCGCCCAATCATTGCGTGGACTGGGGGCAACCGTCTGGATTACCGAGATCGATCCGATTTGCGCCTTGCAAGCTGCGATGGAAGGTTATCGTGTGGTCACGATGGAAGAGGCTGTTGATAAAGTGGATATTTTTGTCACTGCAACCGGCAATTTAAGCGTGATTACCCACGAGCATATGAAAAAGATGCGGCATCAGGCGATCGTTTGCAATATCGGTCACTTCGATTCAGAAATCGAGGTTGCCTCACTCAGTCAGTACAAGTGGGAAAATATCAAGCCGCAGGTTGACCATATTGAATTTCCTGATGGCAAGCGGATCATCTTGTTAGCGCAAGGTCGTCTGGTTAATCTTGGCTGTGCTACCGGCCATCCATCGTTTGTGATGTCAAATTCGTTCACCAATCAAACCTTGGCGCAAATTGAGCTATTCACACGGGGCGAGCAATATGGCAATAAAGTCTATGTGTTACCCAAAAATTTGGATGAAAAAGTAGCGCGGCTACATTTGAAGCGAATTGGCGCTCACCTCACCGAACTCACCGCGGCCCAAGCAAAATATATTAGCGTTGATCAGAACGGTCCATATAAGCCAGACCATTATCGCTATTGA
- a CDS encoding amino acid permease, with protein sequence MSLLRTKNVEQMIAASAANTGLQKTMGPLDLTFLGIGAIVGTGIFVLTGTGAVTAGPALTISFIIAALACGFAALAYAEFASTIPVAGSIYTYAYATLGELIAWLIGWDLLLEYGLAISAVAVGWSGYFQSLLAGFGIGLPAILSAAPGTLPGQLSVFNLPAFLVVMAIAGVLSLGVRESTRINNIMVVVKISVVLLVIVVGAFHVQPANWQPFMPMGWTGTLSAAAVMFFAFIGFDSVSSAAEEVKNPKRDLPIGIMASLAACALMYVAVAAVVTGIVPYAQFMDVAHPVSLALQVAGEKWVAGFVDLGAVFGMLTVILVMSYGQTRILFAMSRDGLLPPALSKVHPRFKTPFFATWLVGLCFGLIAALVPLKALAELTNIGTLAAFAMVSVAVLILRRTHPELPRAFRCPGVPVVPVFSVLFCLFLMLQLQLSTWVAFIAWLVVGLLIYFGYSRRHAKLATEA encoded by the coding sequence ATGAGTCTTTTACGCACTAAGAACGTCGAACAGATGATCGCAGCAAGCGCTGCGAATACCGGGCTCCAGAAAACAATGGGGCCGCTCGATCTGACTTTCCTTGGCATTGGCGCAATCGTTGGCACGGGCATTTTTGTGTTAACGGGTACGGGTGCAGTCACGGCCGGTCCGGCGCTGACCATATCATTCATTATTGCTGCTCTAGCATGCGGGTTTGCCGCGCTGGCGTATGCTGAGTTCGCTTCGACCATTCCTGTCGCAGGTTCGATATATACCTATGCTTATGCCACCTTGGGCGAACTGATCGCCTGGCTGATTGGCTGGGACTTATTGCTTGAATATGGGCTGGCGATTTCAGCTGTGGCGGTAGGTTGGTCAGGTTATTTTCAATCGCTGTTAGCCGGCTTTGGCATTGGGCTACCGGCTATTTTAAGCGCCGCCCCAGGTACTTTGCCAGGACAGCTTTCGGTTTTCAATTTGCCCGCTTTTCTGGTGGTGATGGCAATCGCCGGCGTGCTCTCGCTTGGTGTGCGCGAATCGACGCGTATCAATAACATCATGGTGGTGGTTAAGATAAGCGTTGTGTTGCTGGTGATTGTAGTTGGCGCCTTTCATGTGCAGCCGGCCAACTGGCAACCATTTATGCCAATGGGTTGGACCGGTACGCTCAGTGCGGCAGCAGTTATGTTCTTTGCTTTTATCGGCTTTGACTCCGTGAGTTCGGCTGCCGAGGAAGTTAAAAATCCAAAGCGTGATTTGCCAATTGGCATTATGGCATCGCTAGCCGCCTGTGCTTTGATGTATGTTGCCGTAGCGGCGGTCGTGACGGGTATTGTCCCTTACGCACAATTTATGGATGTTGCGCATCCAGTTTCGTTAGCCCTGCAAGTTGCTGGTGAAAAATGGGTCGCGGGTTTTGTCGATCTAGGCGCAGTCTTTGGGATGTTGACGGTTATTCTGGTGATGAGCTACGGTCAAACACGGATTTTGTTCGCAATGTCCCGTGATGGCTTGCTTCCTCCTGCGCTGTCAAAAGTTCATCCGCGTTTTAAAACGCCATTTTTTGCAACCTGGTTAGTGGGTTTATGTTTTGGTTTAATTGCTGCCTTGGTGCCGCTCAAAGCACTAGCAGAATTGACCAATATCGGCACGCTAGCGGCGTTCGCAATGGTATCTGTTGCGGTACTTATTTTACGTCGTACACATCCTGAATTGCCGCGCGCTTTTCGCTGCCCAGGGGTACCAGTAGTGCCAGTATTTTCGGTATTATTCTGCCTATTCCTAATGCTTCAGTTGCAGCTTTCGACATGGGTCGCGTTTATTGCTTGGTTAGTGGTGGGTCTGTTGATTTATTTCGGTTATTCACGCCGCCATGCAAAACTAGCAACGGAAGCTTGA
- the xerC gene encoding tyrosine recombinase XerC, whose product MTAPADPIACYLDSLVYERKLSKHTWTSYAHELAQLVALADTRALNELTPANIREGVIQAHAQGLSARSIAHRLSVWRSFYRWLALHTALETNPVATVRAPKRARPLPKALSVDDTKTMMEASQSKLPQALRDGAMVELFYSSGLRLAELINLDLKYKEHANGDRSAGWLDLPGKQVHVTGKGNRQRTVPIGSKAIAALKAWLAVRPQFIRADAQPLFLSSHGRRISPSSVKQRVKRVALAAGIAANVHPHVLRHSFASHVLQSSGDLRAVQEMLGHASIAATQIYTSLDFQHLANVYDQAHPRARKRS is encoded by the coding sequence GTGACGGCTCCTGCTGATCCAATTGCTTGCTATCTTGATAGCTTGGTCTATGAACGCAAGCTTTCTAAGCATACCTGGACGAGTTATGCCCATGAGTTGGCGCAATTGGTGGCGCTAGCAGATACACGGGCGCTCAATGAGCTTACCCCGGCTAATATTCGCGAGGGCGTGATCCAGGCGCACGCTCAAGGTTTATCGGCGCGTTCGATTGCTCATCGGCTTTCCGTTTGGCGGAGTTTTTATCGCTGGTTGGCATTACATACTGCACTTGAAACTAATCCAGTGGCTACGGTGCGTGCGCCGAAACGTGCCAGGCCCTTGCCCAAAGCGCTCTCCGTCGATGATACAAAAACCATGATGGAGGCAAGCCAAAGCAAGCTGCCGCAGGCTTTACGGGATGGTGCTATGGTTGAATTGTTTTATTCGTCCGGCTTGCGCCTAGCTGAATTAATCAATTTAGACCTTAAATATAAGGAGCATGCCAATGGCGATCGCTCAGCCGGTTGGCTAGACTTGCCTGGCAAACAAGTCCATGTAACGGGCAAGGGAAATCGTCAGCGCACGGTGCCAATTGGCAGCAAAGCGATTGCCGCACTTAAAGCATGGCTTGCTGTGCGGCCACAGTTTATACGCGCTGATGCGCAGCCGCTTTTTTTATCTTCACATGGTCGTAGGATTTCTCCTAGCTCGGTCAAGCAGCGCGTCAAGCGAGTCGCACTGGCTGCTGGGATTGCGGCCAATGTGCATCCACATGTGTTACGCCATTCGTTTGCCAGCCACGTATTGCAATCCAGTGGCGACTTGCGTGCAGTGCAGGAAATGCTAGGCCATGCGAGCATTGCTGCTACTCAGATTTATACTTCATTAGATTTTCAGCACCTTGCTAATGTGTATGATCAAGCACACCCGCGCGCGCGCAAGCGGAGTTGA
- a CDS encoding DUF484 family protein: protein MNDHQIAEYLLAHPEFFEHHAELLAAVRLASPHNGRAVSLQERQMDILRAKNKQLELRLAQLMHHGQKNDGLMFKLGILAKRILTEEKPDAVPQLIEQVLREVFGVAAAVRIWGAAEPYAQADFVFSPEHEIGLFANQLTAPYCGNNPELDVTQWLMADEESDAVLESFALVALRKPHCDETNAFGLLVMGSPDPQHFQEGMATDFLSYMGVLVSAALSRLLVRSE, encoded by the coding sequence ATGAACGACCATCAAATTGCTGAGTATTTACTGGCTCACCCAGAATTTTTTGAGCACCATGCGGAGCTTCTTGCTGCCGTGCGGTTAGCCAGCCCGCATAACGGTCGTGCCGTGTCATTGCAAGAACGCCAAATGGATATCTTGCGGGCCAAAAATAAACAACTCGAGCTTCGCTTAGCTCAACTGATGCATCATGGTCAAAAAAATGATGGGCTGATGTTCAAGCTTGGCATATTAGCTAAGCGAATCTTGACCGAGGAAAAGCCCGATGCTGTGCCGCAACTGATAGAACAAGTCCTGCGTGAGGTTTTTGGAGTGGCGGCGGCGGTGCGTATTTGGGGTGCCGCGGAGCCTTATGCGCAGGCCGACTTTGTCTTTAGTCCAGAGCACGAGATTGGCCTTTTTGCAAATCAGCTGACTGCGCCGTATTGTGGGAATAATCCTGAGCTTGACGTTACACAGTGGTTAATGGCCGACGAAGAGTCTGATGCGGTTTTGGAATCTTTCGCACTAGTGGCCTTACGCAAGCCACACTGTGATGAGACAAACGCTTTTGGCCTGTTGGTTATGGGTTCGCCTGATCCGCAGCATTTTCAGGAAGGAATGGCGACGGATTTTCTGTCATATATGGGCGTGCTAGTGAGTGCGGCGCTGAGCCGTTTACTTGTGCGTAGCGAGTAA
- the dapF gene encoding diaminopimelate epimerase gives MAKLQFTKMQGAGNDFIVLDGIRQSFALTPSQIRWLADRHFGIGADQVLLIERPSRVDADFKYRIFNADGGEVEHCGNGARCFVKFVHAAELTHQREIRVEVQKGLITLALQANGQVCVDMGTPVFNPRDVPFDPHQLASRTDGCDTIWPLELNGKQAWLSVLSMGNPHAVQHVADIDTAPVLSDGALIEAHARFRQRVNAGFMQIVRRDLIKLRVYERGVGETLACGTGACAAAVTAIRRGLVDSPVTVSMRGGQLTIIWQGAEVHMIGPAVTVFKGEVDIPDGPLPSNISI, from the coding sequence ATGGCAAAACTCCAATTTACAAAGATGCAAGGTGCCGGCAATGATTTCATTGTGCTGGATGGCATTCGCCAGTCATTTGCGCTAACGCCTAGTCAAATACGTTGGTTGGCGGACCGACATTTTGGCATTGGCGCTGATCAGGTGCTGCTGATTGAGCGCCCAAGCCGGGTCGATGCAGATTTTAAATACCGCATTTTTAACGCAGATGGTGGTGAGGTTGAACATTGCGGCAATGGCGCACGGTGTTTTGTTAAATTTGTGCATGCAGCTGAGCTAACCCACCAGCGTGAAATCCGGGTTGAAGTGCAAAAAGGCTTAATTACCCTGGCATTGCAAGCAAACGGCCAGGTTTGTGTGGACATGGGTACGCCTGTATTTAATCCGCGTGATGTGCCATTTGATCCCCATCAACTTGCTAGCCGTACCGACGGCTGCGACACGATTTGGCCGCTTGAACTAAACGGCAAGCAAGCATGGCTTTCTGTCTTATCGATGGGCAATCCACATGCAGTGCAGCACGTGGCTGATATTGACACGGCGCCGGTGTTGAGTGACGGTGCGCTGATTGAGGCGCATGCTCGTTTCAGGCAACGTGTGAATGCTGGTTTTATGCAAATCGTTAGGCGCGATCTGATTAAACTGCGGGTCTATGAACGTGGTGTTGGGGAGACTTTGGCGTGTGGTACAGGTGCTTGTGCGGCTGCGGTGACCGCGATTCGCCGCGGCTTGGTTGATTCGCCTGTCACCGTGTCGATGCGTGGCGGTCAGCTGACAATTATATGGCAAGGCGCTGAAGTCCATATGATCGGTCCGGCTGTGACTGTATTTAAAGGTGAAGTTGACATTCCCGATGGCCCTTTGCCATCTAATATATCTATTTAA
- the metK gene encoding methionine adenosyltransferase, with protein sequence MANDYLFTSESVSEGHPDKVADQISDAILDAILAQDKYARVAAETLCNTGLVVLAGEITTNANIDYIQIARNTIKRIGYDNTDYGIDYRGCAVLVAYDKQSPDIAQGVNNAHDNSFDQGAGDQGLMFGYACDETPELMPLPIHLAHRLVERQANLRHSGLLPWLRPDAKAQVTLRYVNNKPHSIDTIVLSTQHAPEISLGALREAVIEEVIKPVLPKALIKDKIHYLVNPTGRFVIGGPQGDCGLTGRKIIVDTYGGAAPHGGGAFSGKDPSKVDRSAAYAGRYVAKNIVAAGLATRCLIQISYAIGVALPTSVMVNTFGTGRVPDAVITRLVQQYFDLRPKGIIQMLDLLRPIYEKSAAYGHFGREDSEFTWEATDKADMLAEAAGVKVAAIA encoded by the coding sequence GTGGCAAATGACTATCTATTCACCTCTGAGTCCGTCTCGGAAGGCCACCCTGATAAGGTAGCTGACCAAATCTCCGATGCTATCCTTGATGCGATTCTCGCACAAGACAAATATGCACGCGTCGCAGCCGAGACATTATGTAATACAGGCTTAGTGGTGCTCGCTGGCGAAATCACTACAAACGCAAACATCGATTATATTCAGATCGCCCGCAATACAATCAAACGCATTGGTTACGATAATACCGATTATGGCATTGACTACCGTGGCTGCGCCGTGCTGGTTGCTTACGATAAGCAATCGCCAGATATTGCACAAGGCGTAAATAACGCTCATGACAACTCTTTTGACCAAGGCGCAGGTGACCAAGGACTGATGTTTGGCTACGCTTGTGATGAAACACCAGAATTAATGCCTTTGCCAATTCACCTGGCGCATCGCTTAGTTGAACGCCAAGCCAACCTACGCCATAGTGGCCTTCTACCTTGGCTACGTCCTGATGCTAAAGCGCAAGTTACCCTACGCTATGTCAATAACAAACCGCATAGCATTGACACGATTGTGCTATCCACCCAGCATGCGCCCGAAATAAGCTTAGGCGCACTGCGCGAAGCCGTCATCGAAGAAGTGATCAAACCAGTCCTGCCGAAGGCACTCATCAAAGATAAGATCCATTATCTAGTCAACCCGACCGGCCGGTTTGTGATTGGCGGCCCGCAAGGCGATTGTGGCTTGACCGGCCGCAAAATCATTGTCGATACATATGGCGGGGCAGCACCGCATGGCGGCGGCGCGTTTTCTGGCAAAGATCCCTCTAAAGTTGATCGCTCAGCTGCTTACGCAGGCCGTTATGTTGCAAAAAATATCGTCGCTGCGGGTTTAGCGACACGTTGTCTAATCCAAATTTCTTATGCAATCGGTGTTGCACTACCGACCTCTGTAATGGTGAATACTTTCGGCACTGGCCGCGTACCTGATGCAGTCATTACCCGTTTGGTACAGCAATACTTTGATCTACGCCCCAAAGGTATTATTCAAATGCTCGATTTGCTGCGCCCGATTTATGAGAAATCCGCCGCCTATGGTCACTTTGGACGCGAAGATTCAGAGTTTACGTGGGAAGCTACAGATAAGGCTGATATGCTGGCTGAAGCAGCAGGGGTTAAGGTCGCAGCGATAGCTTAA
- a CDS encoding DUF969 domain-containing protein: MQTIVNLWPLLGVAVIILSFLLRFNPLLVIAAAAVTTCIAAGLPVRGILATIGTGFVKTRNLPLIILLPLVVIGLLERHGLREHAQAWIARIRSATVGRLLIIYLFVREITAALGLTGLGGHPQMVRPLLAPMVEGAAHSRYGKISDALRYRLRAFSAATDNVGLFFGEDIFVAFGAIVLMATFLREAGIEVAPLSIALWGIPTAICAFIIHAFRLYRLDRKLEREFGPRSDSADHNV; encoded by the coding sequence ATGCAAACCATTGTCAATTTATGGCCGCTGCTGGGTGTAGCCGTCATTATTCTTAGCTTTTTGTTACGTTTTAATCCGCTACTAGTGATTGCCGCAGCGGCTGTTACAACGTGTATTGCAGCCGGCTTGCCGGTGAGAGGAATACTCGCTACTATCGGCACGGGTTTTGTTAAAACCCGCAATCTGCCGCTGATTATTTTGTTACCCCTCGTCGTGATTGGCTTACTCGAGCGACATGGTTTACGTGAGCATGCGCAAGCTTGGATAGCCCGTATTCGCTCAGCAACAGTTGGCCGCTTATTAATCATTTATCTGTTTGTGCGTGAGATCACTGCTGCCCTGGGTTTAACTGGGCTGGGTGGCCATCCGCAAATGGTGCGGCCTCTGCTCGCGCCAATGGTTGAAGGCGCAGCGCATAGTCGTTACGGCAAAATTAGTGACGCGCTACGCTACCGGTTAAGAGCATTTTCTGCGGCAACTGACAATGTGGGTCTCTTTTTTGGCGAGGATATTTTTGTCGCGTTCGGTGCCATTGTACTGATGGCAACCTTCTTACGCGAAGCGGGGATTGAGGTGGCGCCGCTAAGTATTGCGCTATGGGGCATTCCAACTGCGATTTGCGCCTTCATCATCCATGCATTCCGACTTTATCGACTTGATCGCAAGCTTGAGCGCGAATTCGGTCCGCGCTCTGACTCTGCCGACCACAACGTATAA
- a CDS encoding ATP-binding protein — protein sequence MYTRHITPLLLEALTDTPVVLINGARQTGKSTLAQVPEIHSYRYLTLDNPVVLASAKNDPSGFIDALDGPVVLDEVQRAPELFLSIKAAVDRDRRPGRFLLTGSAHVLLLPTIADSLAGRMEILSLWPLSTAELAGIPRFNRADWLFNGELNALAIPACKREQLIDTLLAGGFPEAASRSLEKRRSAWFDSYLHAILQRDVRELANLEQLSEVPNLLQLLAARSANLLNFAELSRSSGLPQTTLKRYFSLLEMLFLVYRLPAWHRNASKRLVKASKVFILDSGLLAHLSNVSKSHLMAGAGLPGELVETFVLNELLKHLAFAKQKMTLWHYRTQTNFEVDFVLENRLGKLTGIEVKASSTVTSHDFRGLRHLQENEPEAFQRGIVLYSGQEIVPFSPYLFAVPLSMWWATAN from the coding sequence ATGTACACCAGACATATTACCCCTTTGCTGTTAGAAGCATTAACTGACACACCAGTTGTATTAATCAATGGAGCGCGCCAGACCGGTAAAAGCACACTAGCTCAAGTACCGGAGATCCACAGCTATCGCTATTTAACACTGGACAATCCAGTCGTGCTGGCGTCTGCAAAGAATGATCCAAGTGGTTTTATTGATGCGCTTGATGGTCCGGTTGTTCTAGATGAGGTACAACGTGCCCCGGAGCTCTTCCTGTCGATTAAGGCTGCGGTTGATCGCGATCGTAGGCCCGGCCGTTTTTTGTTGACGGGATCGGCTCATGTTCTATTGCTACCAACGATTGCTGATTCCTTGGCTGGGCGTATGGAGATATTGTCGCTCTGGCCTTTATCGACTGCGGAGTTAGCGGGTATACCAAGGTTTAATCGTGCGGATTGGCTGTTTAATGGTGAACTCAATGCGTTAGCAATTCCCGCTTGCAAACGTGAGCAATTGATTGATACTTTGCTAGCTGGAGGGTTTCCAGAGGCCGCTAGCCGGAGTCTAGAAAAGCGCCGTTCAGCATGGTTTGATAGTTATTTACACGCTATTTTGCAGCGAGATGTACGTGAATTGGCAAATCTCGAACAATTGTCCGAAGTGCCTAATTTACTCCAATTGCTTGCCGCACGCAGCGCCAACTTGCTGAATTTTGCAGAATTGTCACGCTCAAGCGGCTTGCCGCAAACCACCTTAAAGCGCTATTTCAGTTTGTTGGAGATGCTGTTTTTAGTCTATCGGCTACCTGCTTGGCACCGTAATGCAAGCAAACGATTGGTAAAAGCCTCTAAAGTGTTTATTCTAGATAGTGGTTTGCTTGCTCATCTAAGCAATGTATCTAAGAGCCATTTGATGGCAGGAGCTGGGCTACCGGGCGAGTTGGTTGAAACTTTTGTATTAAATGAGCTGCTTAAACATTTGGCTTTTGCAAAACAAAAAATGACTTTGTGGCATTACCGTACCCAAACTAATTTTGAAGTGGATTTTGTGCTGGAAAATCGGCTAGGTAAACTCACCGGCATTGAGGTTAAAGCAAGCAGCACGGTGACTAGCCATGATTTTAGAGGGTTGCGTCATTTGCAAGAGAATGAGCCAGAGGCGTTTCAGCGCGGTATTGTGCTGTATAGCGGACAGGAGATCGTGCCGTTTAGTCCCTATTTATTTGCTGTTCCGTTATCGATGTGGTGGGCAACGGCTAATTAA
- a CDS encoding DUF979 domain-containing protein translates to MIVSINYLFWLLGAILAVIAVMILGDRTHPKRFQTGSFWAIYALIFLVGDRLPAELVGILVIAMALLAGLGGVVASRAHGNLSESARHESARRLGNKLFIPALTIPAITVIGTLLAPYLVFHARPLFDPKNVTLLSFGLGCIVAAGFSCWLTRDSVGQSIRETRRLTESLGWAVVLPQLLGTLGLVFSETGVGKAVAFLSTAYINMDLKLIAVLVYCIGMALFTMVMGNAFAAFPVMTGGIGVPILIGMHHGDPAIMAAIGMFSGYCGTLLTPMAANFNMVPAALLELPDKNAVIKAQAPTALVLLAVNIVLMYVLMFR, encoded by the coding sequence ATGATTGTATCGATTAATTATCTATTTTGGCTGCTCGGAGCAATTCTAGCGGTCATCGCCGTCATGATTTTAGGTGATCGCACTCATCCCAAACGGTTTCAAACAGGCAGTTTTTGGGCGATTTATGCGCTGATTTTTCTGGTAGGTGACAGATTGCCAGCTGAACTGGTGGGTATTTTGGTGATCGCTATGGCGCTACTTGCGGGGTTGGGTGGAGTCGTCGCCAGTCGGGCTCACGGAAATTTATCTGAGAGCGCACGCCATGAAAGCGCACGACGGCTGGGTAACAAGCTCTTCATCCCGGCCCTCACCATCCCTGCCATCACCGTGATTGGCACCCTGTTAGCACCGTATCTTGTGTTTCATGCGCGCCCCCTATTTGACCCGAAAAATGTCACGCTACTTTCATTTGGCTTAGGCTGTATCGTGGCTGCTGGCTTTAGCTGCTGGCTAACTCGTGACAGCGTTGGGCAATCCATACGCGAGACACGTCGTCTGACCGAATCACTCGGCTGGGCAGTGGTTTTACCGCAATTACTGGGTACCTTGGGTTTGGTATTTTCAGAAACGGGAGTCGGCAAAGCCGTAGCCTTTCTCAGTACCGCCTATATCAATATGGACTTGAAGTTGATCGCGGTGCTTGTCTATTGCATCGGCATGGCGCTCTTCACGATGGTCATGGGTAACGCTTTTGCTGCATTTCCGGTTATGACCGGTGGGATCGGCGTCCCTATTCTGATTGGCATGCACCATGGCGACCCTGCCATTATGGCGGCGATTGGGATGTTCTCTGGTTATTGCGGCACCTTACTGACACCGATGGCCGCCAATTTTAATATGGTACCCGCCGCGTTGCTCGAATTACCGGATAAAAACGCGGTAATTAAAGCGCAAGCCCCGACCGCACTTGTTTTACTCGCAGTCAATATCGTCTTGATGTATGTGCTGATGTTCCGCTAA